atactactcctgggcatatacccaaaagatgcttcaccatGTCACAAGGACACATACTAAACTATGTCGGTAGCATCTTTATTTATAAtgactagaagctggaaacaacactgATGGCCTTCAACCAaagaactgatacagaaaatgtggtatatttacacaatggaatactactcagctatcaaaaatgaACACTTCAcaaattttgaaaacaaatgaataaaactagaaaatatcgtcctgagtgaggtaacctagacccaaaatgtcatacatggtatttactcactgataagtggatattagccaaaatgttccaggattcaattcacagaccatatgaagcttaacaaggaGGAAGGCTCAAGTGTGGATGCCTCAGTTcaacttagaagggggaacaaaatcaTCATGGGAAGTAGAGGGATGAGGGATCTTGGTGGGAGAGGTATGATAGGCAGAAGTGAAATTGAGGGCAGAATcatgtatacatgcagacaggagagaagtacagagggtcctGAGAATCATAGAACTATACAGGAGTGTGGGATGGGAGATGGGGTATCAATTAGAAAGTCCCAGCAACCAGGGATGTGAGAGGATCCCAGGACCCAGTGGAGATGACATTAACCAAAATTCACAACAATGGGAATATGGAACCTGCAGATACCACCTCCAGTACATTGACAAGGCCCAGAATTGAGGAATTGGGCCACCCACCTAGCTCAAAATTTTTAattcagaactgttcctgtctaaaggaaatgaagggacaaaaaaatgaagcaaatactgaatgaaagaccatccagagaccagACCAAGTGGGGTCCATtacatgggcaggcaccaaaccccaacactattgctgatgccatgatgtgcttgcagacaggagctgggcatggctgttctctggaAGGGTCGACCAGCACCTGATTAAGACAGATGTAGAaacttatagccaaccattgtactgagtcaatggaagagttagggtaaCGACTAAAGGAATAGAATGGGATtataacctcataggaagaacattaGTATCACTGGACACCTCAGAACTctcaggaactaagccatcaatgAAAGAGTCTATGTGGACTTGTCTATGAccccactacatatgtagcagaagtctgccttgtctgtcctcagtgggttGTGATGTACTTGgacctgtggaggcttgatgccccagaaaaGAGAGATGCTAGAGGGATATGTGGGAGTTGGTGGGGGAACACCCACTTAGAGGTGAATGGGAAGGGGTATGCGGTTGTGTGCTTATGGAGGAAGGACcgggaagggggcaacatttgaaatgtaaatcaataaaataataaaaatataaagaaaacattgaacCAATTTTTGTGTGATATTTCTGcatgttatataattatattaatattttgaaactatttttgcatattttaatgttttatttatttacatttcaaatgttatccttttccCTGGTTTTCTCtccacaaatcccctatcccattccccctccccccaattctatgagggtgctcacccagcCACTCCCACTTCACTCAAGtagcattcccctaaactggggcatcaagccttcccaggaccaagggcctcccctcccactgatgccacggaaggccatcctctgctacatatgcacctggagctATGGGTTCcgccatgtgaactctttggttggtgatttagtccctgggagctctcaggagtctggttggttgatactgttgtttatGGCATTGCAAATTCCTTCatctccctcattccttcccctaactcttccattggggttcctaTCCTCATTCTGATAGTAGGCTACAAGCCAACAACTGGAGCAAAGGCTGActctaaagctgctgcctatccGAGGAATCCATTCCCAACAGGGCTGCCATATCTATCCTCAGTGGAAAAGAATGCCCATAACTGTGCAGAAACTGGACGCACCAGAGTGTGGGGGGTACCCAAGGGGtacccaccctctcagagaagaaggggatggAGAATGGAATGACAAACACTACTGTGAGGTGGGGACCAGGTGGGAGGTCAGAGATTGCCATGAAAAGAGTAAAATAAGGACagatatataattacaaataatCTTGCTTAATAAGAAGAGCAATAGAGTGTgtacaagaaaacagaaagtcaAATCCTATGCAGAATATATGAGTTTACTGTGGTCCGTAGAACCATGTAAGAATAGTTGGGAATATAAAAATAGTTACCCATATCTCCATCAGTGTCAAAATAGTTTAGGGTTATGTGGTTTGATAGCATCTTTTCTAATGCTATATACTGATAAGAAAAATGACTCTGGGTGTAGGAGTATACTTTTTATTTAGAGACTTTATTCCTTAAATCAATTCTAGTTTATTGAATGCTTAGCAACTAGTTGAAAGATTTCATTACATAGTGTAGTAAGAGTTCTCTAAGGAAACAGAACTGAATATATATgctgtaatatatattatattaatatgcattatattattaattatatattatataactaatttatattaatatagtataaataatgcttatattatatataattgtatagtatataaatataatttatagtatattgtagatattttatatatttccattatataaatatataatatgctatattttataatatattgttaaatgcagttttattcatatatgtatactatttcattttatatccccttactgttattttgctaaatgtgTTTTACAGGTTTTACTTTGTGCCACCATAAGGCACTCCAGATTCATCTTAAATATTGTGTGCACTGGTCTTAAAATCAGTTCTTTCCCATGCCAAGCTGTTTGACTCAAAATACTCCAGGCATGCTCATTGCCTCTGAGGTGCCATTGCTTCAAGGTCCCCACAGCTGACAAAGCAAGCAAATATTATgacactagagagatggttcaatagttAAGAATACTTACTATTCTTACTACAAAATTTAATAGGCTAAACATCTTTATGgtattttcaagtttttatacATGTTTTTGCCACCTGAGGTAATCCAAGGAAGTCAGAGCCCCTAGATCTCCAATAGCTAGATTTACAGCAATTTGTAAACGATCATATGTGGGTGCTTTACTCTGTCACAAGACATGAAGTTGTTCTCTACCACTAACCCATTACCCAGTGCcacaaaattttataaaacaaacatgcagaaaagaataaaaattacagtGTACACACCGGTGTTTCTCCCATGGCCCACTTCAAGTCTTCAGATATGTGCAATTGTTGATGCTTTGGGAAATAAGGGAAGTAACCTCCTATTTTCATCTTTAGTCCAAAGCCTTGAGGGAAATTCCAAATGTTGAAAATCTCATATTCTGCACACAGGTTTTCTCTTAGATTCATGTTCACCAGTTCTCCGACAGGATTAGTAAATACCCTCTTCTTCAGCAATGAAGCAATCTAAATGAGATGCATCATTAGATGATTACATATGCCAACTCACTAAGGCAAAGTGACACTGTGAAttccaataatttataatatattacagGAAAGCAACTGTATTGAAGGTGTCCTACCTAATGGAATACAAGATATttcacaggttaaaaaaaaagcaactttatatatattttatgacagaaattgacagaaaaaatgtttttgaactaTTGAGTAACATAATGACAGAGATGTGAACATTTATTAATTACATGAAAAGAGTCAGAAGCCATAAAATTCAGAAAGAGTGGAGGTTCTAGGAGTTGTTAAAAGGAAGACAGGGTGTTTTAAAATCATGTAAATACAGcacagatataaaaataagtttaataaaaacaaagtccATATAATTGTGCATATAATTAATTgacatttcataaaataattatgcaTGACCTTTACCAATGTGAATTCTATTTCTTAAGAAAAATGCTAGTTGTCACTTGaagattttatgataaaaattccAGTtactatttgaaatattaaactaATTTGGcaaaatattgagaaatattcTGACAAAAGGAACTAATCTTCATATAAAAATGTTGTCATACATTGAATGTTAATGTTGTTCAATCTATTTATCCCCAAAGTTTACATTAGGGAGTTTTAAGTTATAGAAATCCTGGTATTGAGAGAAGCCTCTGCCAAATTTATAGCAGCATTTCTGGagccatttaaaaataacataatttaagtATGATAGAAAGTAAGATACCTTACCTTTTGACAACCAGAGAATATTCCAATGgattcttctgtttcctgagactctacttgttgaagaatgGCTTCATGGTaagtgtgggccacagcatacacagcattgtataaattgtaaccttcttcactcaggacCATATCAAAATTATGCTGGGATAACCATTCCAATGAAGTGTTGAAAGAATAATGATTCATTGAGCTATAGTTGGTATTGGAACCTGAACAATTAAAAGAATTCCACTTCTGTCTCATTTGAGAAATATCTACTGGGTATTTAGAAGTGTTCATTGTTTCCATAAAGTTTCTAAATTTAGATATCTCAACATGATGCTGTGCAAAAGTGACAGTGCCATGGAAGGCATCAAGGGTGAAATCTCTTTTACGTGTGATGACATCCCATTGTGAGGTGGTGACCCAGATTCTCTGTACACCTAAATATACCCATCTTCTGAAGCTGGCTTCTAGGGtagagttcatttcaccataaatgataacaacctttgctgaagatgttatGATTCGAGTATCATATATTTCAGCCCttgtcatgtatgtctgcacGCTATCAGGGATCACATTCACAAAGGCTAAACAGACTCCATTTCTATGCATCTCTTTTCTTAAATCCAAGAGAAACTGAGTTCCCTGGTCATTATCCAAAATGAGCAGCCCTATCCAGTTCCATgtaaaataaaccattaaagAGACCATGGCATGAGGTAAACATGTATCCTTGTGTGCTATCTGGTAGACATGGGGAAATCGGACATTGTCACTCAGGATAGGATGAAACGGTCCAAAGAAAATCTGAAGGATGAAGAACAGAGGAACCAATGTGAGTAATATGATTGGCTGGAAGTCCATTCTCAGCTATGAGTTATGTTACTTACCTTCCAGAACTCCTACAAAGGACGATAAGTTTACCCTGTAAATGTTCTGTATTATTCCTATTGGATTCTATATTATTTATCTGAATATAATATTTATCTGAATGTTCAATAaaacttttgcttatttttccagTTCATTCATTCTCATGATATAAACTTTACTGTCCTGTCAATATCTGATTCCTTAGTACTTTAGAATATAAAGACAAGCACATCCAGACCCATGCTGCCAATTCGTTCTCTGTGGGAACCTGGGATTGGCACAGACCAACTGTTAACTCTTCTTTTCCCAGAGAGCCTCACCTTTGGAGAACTGGAAAAGAGTTCCAATTTTAAAGATGTAGTCCATGATGGTCCTGTAAGTCCTATGTCACATCCAGGCAAGTTACACacataatttgaaatttttttatttttttgtggtaaATTTATTTCATCAATTATTTCCAATTTATCAAAACACATGTCAACAGGGAAGGTAAATATCAAAGACATGTTGGGTAAAAGGTAGGGGTTCCTGTTAatctcatcagtagcaaaaaGCAGTATAAGAATAAACTCATATTTCCATGTtggtattctaaaaa
The sequence above is drawn from the Apodemus sylvaticus chromosome 20, mApoSyl1.1, whole genome shotgun sequence genome and encodes:
- the LOC127671249 gene encoding vomeronasal type-2 receptor 116-like, with translation MREQCALIVSLLLLKISHILCGLTDISCFWRIKYNADDDGDMRTDCYFFLFLSREFVEEDFYNSLIDFRIPTWKYEFILILLFATDEINRNPYLLPNMSLIFTFPVDMCFDKLEIIDEINLPQKNKKISNYVCNLPGCDIGLTGPSWTTSLKLELFSSSPKIFFGPFHPILSDNVRFPHVYQIAHKDTCLPHAMVSLMVYFTWNWIGLLILDNDQGTQFLLDLRKEMHRNGVCLAFVNVIPDSVQTYMTRAEIYDTRIITSSAKVVIIYGEMNSTLEASFRRWVYLGVQRIWVTTSQWDVITRKRDFTLDAFHGTVTFAQHHVEISKFRNFMETMNTSKYPVDISQMRQKWNSFNCSGSNTNYSSMNHYSFNTSLEWLSQHNFDMVLSEEGYNLYNAVYAVAHTYHEAILQQVESQETEESIGIFSGCQKIASLLKKRVFTNPVGELVNMNLRENLCAEYEIFNIWNFPQGFGLKMKIGGYFPYFPKHQQLHISEDLKWAMGETPVPTSTCSVICTPGFRRFHQEQTPDCCFNCVQCPENEVSNDTDLEQCVSCLPDEYANTKHTHCLKRHLSYLAYEDPLGMALACMSMCFSVLASLVFGTFVKYSDTPIVKANNRHLSYILLISITLCFLCSLLFIGHPNMGTCILQQITFGVFFTVALSTVLAKTITVVLAFKITTPRRRMRSMLISGAPNFVIPLCTLIQLVLCGIWLAVSPPFIDTDTQSEHGQITIVCNKGSVIAFHLVLSYLGSLALGSFTVAFLARNLPDRFNEAKFLTFSMLVFCSVWVTFLPVYHSTKGKDMVAVEVFSILASSAGLLVCIFVPKCYVILIRPDSNYLQNYRNNKFSKRKR